The stretch of DNA ATTCGACAAAGTTATTTATCTAACTCTTAATATGATACGATGTATAGTTGTACACCTGTTTTCTTGTTCCTAAAAGTTGACTATGCAGGGAGCGGTACGAGGAACTAATGAAACAATGCAAAAAGATGCATTCGAGCATAGGAACTGGGTCACTTGCCTATGTTGTTGGCTCTAAGATTATGGATGTCCGGACATATTCCAAAGATGATGGGAAAAGAGAAGCTGAGTCTGAAGAAATACAGGCTCCTACTGACAATGCTAACAAACTTAATGATTACTGTGATAATAGTAATAGAAATTGTACAGATACGACACAAACATCTCAAAGGGAAAGTTCTAGTGATTCTTCCGACATTGTCAGCGTCAGAGAAAGCATTGATAGTGCTGCTTATGACTCATCTTGCCTCATGCCCAGCCCTGCCAAATTCACCTGCAGCTCTTTAAAATCTCGCAGGCAACCCCGTGAATCCGGATATCCACCCGTTGATTTTTTCGATTTTCCACCCTTGCCTGTCACGAATTTGTTTGAGAGAAGTGATGAAGGTGAAGACGGTGATCAGTCACATGATGATGGACATTCGACCACGTGGAAAGGGCAGGCTCACGAGGAGCGCATGCACAGTTTTCAAATCGGTGATAATGAAGAATTAATTGTTGAATCAAATGGGGGTTCAGAGTGTGACAGTCTGAGACTTTCTATTAGTTCCGAAATCGAGATGGCTGATGACCAATGTGAGGAAACTCAGGAACAAGTATTGCGACAGGATATTCAAAAGTACAAAAATAAAGTATTGAATAGACTGAGAATATCTGATGTTCCGGAAGCATCTGAGCTATATACATGTAATGGCCCAGGAGGAGGACCTACTGAAGATAAAGTATCTGATTGGCTTTGGACTCTACATCGAATAGGTAGTTAAATATTTTAAATGCTGTGTTTCTGTTtcaattaatatttatatatgtgGCTAAGACATCATGTTTGCTGTCAGTGGTTGATGTGGTTAGAACTGATAGTCATCTGGAGTTCTACGAGGACCCGAAAAATTTGGCCAGGATGTCAGATATTCTTGCTGTATATGCATGGGTCGATCCTGAGACAGGATACTGCCAAGGTTGTTGATTTTCTCTTCATCATAATAGAAAATTCAAATGAAAAGGACTTCTTTATCTCCTTTGAATCTGTCATCTTTAATTCTCTTTTTAACATTTTTGCTGTTGATATGTGGTTCAGGGATGAGTGATTTGCTATCTCCATTTGTTGTTCTCTTCGAGAATGATGCTGATGCATTTTGGTGCTTTGAGATGCTTCTTCGCCGAACGGTCTGAGTGCTACTCTTTTTCCACAGTTTTATAGCTTTTGTCACTATCGAGTGTTTATGTCAAGCTTATGTTTATTGGTCCTTTCAGCGAGAAAATTTTCGGATGGAAGGAGAAACTGGAGTAATGAAGCAGTTGCAAACACTATGGCGTATCCTGAAACTTACAGATAGAGAAATGTTTACACACTTGTCCCACATTGGCGCTGAAAGTCTTCACTTTGCCTTCCGGATGCTATTGGTGCTCTTTCGTAGAGAATTATCATTTACTGAAGCTCTTTGTATGTGGGAGGTTTGTTCTCTTAAATTCCTAAGGCTTAACCTTACAAATCTGTTTTACCTGTGGTTTCTAAGAATCTCCTGGAGATAGATATGGATGTTGGTGATGGTTTTTGTGCTTGTAGTCGTAATATAACTAGTTGAACTGTACATTATGTGGTGGAGTTAGAagtagggttttttttttttcatttttttttttatgttggtCTGAATAATTTGTTATGTTCCATCCTACTCACAAATACCATAACCTTAaggtgaatatttataatagttgggcctcaac from Silene latifolia isolate original U9 population chromosome 10, ASM4854445v1, whole genome shotgun sequence encodes:
- the LOC141606272 gene encoding rab GTPase-activating protein 22 isoform X2, encoding MGCGAPGVNLQRASSMVCDMGDPCLHPSPIKLNKMLKPEKWQAGFDSDGKVCGFQKALKLIVLGGIDPSIRPEVWEFLLGCYTLSSTKEYRKLLREARRERYEELMKQCKKMHSSIGTGSLAYVVGSKIMDVRTYSKDDGKREAESEEIQAPTDNANKLNDYCDNSNRNCTDTTQTSQRESSSDSSDIVSVRESIDSAAYDSSCLMPSPAKFTCSSLKSRRQPRESGYPPVDFFDFPPLPVTNLFERSDEGEDGDQSHDDGHSTTWKGQAHEERMHSFQIGDNEELIVESNGGSECDSLRLSISSEIEMADDQCEETQEQVLRQDIQKYKNKVLNRLRISDVPEASELYTCNGPGGGPTEDKVSDWLWTLHRIVVDVVRTDSHLEFYEDPKNLARMSDILAVYAWVDPETGYCQGMSDLLSPFVVLFENDADAFWCFEMLLRRTRENFRMEGETGVMKQLQTLWRILKLTDREMFTHLSHIGAESLHFAFRMLLVLFRRELSFTEALCMWEMMWAADFEESLAWNLAENCLEPLVLQLPDDVGTDTVEERKEIIEGSSKSGSLSKHSNVENLSSDEAVMKALTSNHSFCGLTKSLWSRNDRMQERPEFTVSRNKEDELPVFCVAAILILNRHKIIKETHSLEDLIKVFNDNMLKIRVRRCIRTAVKLRKKYFYKLIKPNVPPPPPQEEA
- the LOC141606272 gene encoding uncharacterized protein LOC141606272 isoform X3, with the translated sequence MATKQLLNKMLKPEKWQAGFDSDGKVCGFQKALKLIVLGGIDPSIRPEVWEFLLGCYTLSSTKEYRKLLREARRERYEELMKQCKKMHSSIGTGSLAYVVGSKIMDVRTYSKDDGKREAESEEIQAPTDNANKLNDYCDNSNRNCTDTTQTSQRESSSDSSDIVSVRESIDSAAYDSSCLMPSPAKFTCSSLKSRRQPRESGYPPVDFFDFPPLPVTNLFERSDEGEDGDQSHDDGHSTTWKGQAHEERMHSFQIGDNEELIVESNGGSECDSLRLSISSEIEMADDQCEETQEQVLRQDIQKYKNKVLNRLRISDVPEASELYTCNGPGGGPTEDKVSDWLWTLHRIVVDVVRTDSHLEFYEDPKNLARMSDILAVYAWVDPETGYCQGMSDLLSPFVVLFENDADAFWCFEMLLRRTRENFRMEGETGVMKQLQTLWRILKLTDREMFTHLSHIGAESLHFAFRMLLVLFRRELSFTEALCMWEMMWAADFEESLAWNLAENCLEPLVLQLPDDVGTDTVEERKEIIEGSSKSGSLSKHSNVENLSSDEAVMKALTSNHSFCGLTKSLWSRNDRMQERPEFTVSRNKEDELPVFCVAAILILNRHKIIKETHSLEDLIKVFNDNMLKIRVRRCIRTAVKLRKKYFYKLIKPNVPPPPPQEEA
- the LOC141606272 gene encoding rab GTPase-activating protein 22 isoform X1; this translates as MGCGAPGVNLQRASSMVCDMGDPCLHPSPIKVVVALNKMLKPEKWQAGFDSDGKVCGFQKALKLIVLGGIDPSIRPEVWEFLLGCYTLSSTKEYRKLLREARRERYEELMKQCKKMHSSIGTGSLAYVVGSKIMDVRTYSKDDGKREAESEEIQAPTDNANKLNDYCDNSNRNCTDTTQTSQRESSSDSSDIVSVRESIDSAAYDSSCLMPSPAKFTCSSLKSRRQPRESGYPPVDFFDFPPLPVTNLFERSDEGEDGDQSHDDGHSTTWKGQAHEERMHSFQIGDNEELIVESNGGSECDSLRLSISSEIEMADDQCEETQEQVLRQDIQKYKNKVLNRLRISDVPEASELYTCNGPGGGPTEDKVSDWLWTLHRIVVDVVRTDSHLEFYEDPKNLARMSDILAVYAWVDPETGYCQGMSDLLSPFVVLFENDADAFWCFEMLLRRTRENFRMEGETGVMKQLQTLWRILKLTDREMFTHLSHIGAESLHFAFRMLLVLFRRELSFTEALCMWEMMWAADFEESLAWNLAENCLEPLVLQLPDDVGTDTVEERKEIIEGSSKSGSLSKHSNVENLSSDEAVMKALTSNHSFCGLTKSLWSRNDRMQERPEFTVSRNKEDELPVFCVAAILILNRHKIIKETHSLEDLIKVFNDNMLKIRVRRCIRTAVKLRKKYFYKLIKPNVPPPPPQEEA
- the LOC141606272 gene encoding rab GTPase-activating protein 22 isoform X4 produces the protein MLKPEKWQAGFDSDGKVCGFQKALKLIVLGGIDPSIRPEVWEFLLGCYTLSSTKEYRKLLREARRERYEELMKQCKKMHSSIGTGSLAYVVGSKIMDVRTYSKDDGKREAESEEIQAPTDNANKLNDYCDNSNRNCTDTTQTSQRESSSDSSDIVSVRESIDSAAYDSSCLMPSPAKFTCSSLKSRRQPRESGYPPVDFFDFPPLPVTNLFERSDEGEDGDQSHDDGHSTTWKGQAHEERMHSFQIGDNEELIVESNGGSECDSLRLSISSEIEMADDQCEETQEQVLRQDIQKYKNKVLNRLRISDVPEASELYTCNGPGGGPTEDKVSDWLWTLHRIVVDVVRTDSHLEFYEDPKNLARMSDILAVYAWVDPETGYCQGMSDLLSPFVVLFENDADAFWCFEMLLRRTRENFRMEGETGVMKQLQTLWRILKLTDREMFTHLSHIGAESLHFAFRMLLVLFRRELSFTEALCMWEMMWAADFEESLAWNLAENCLEPLVLQLPDDVGTDTVEERKEIIEGSSKSGSLSKHSNVENLSSDEAVMKALTSNHSFCGLTKSLWSRNDRMQERPEFTVSRNKEDELPVFCVAAILILNRHKIIKETHSLEDLIKVFNDNMLKIRVRRCIRTAVKLRKKYFYKLIKPNVPPPPPQEEA